The following coding sequences are from one Granulicella arctica window:
- a CDS encoding M1 family metallopeptidase: MESPYDPRLTFAPLTLPSPVNVYRSSNGAPGPNYWQNEASYELHAALDTAAKELHTDETITYTNNSPDVLPSLWVQLEQNIYRKDSRGLLMSGGARRGRRANAEPVAAAPEKTTTEGYEFDSVEIESGKQTSKADYIVNDTRMQIRLAEPLRSHGGQLKIHIKYHYQIPGVWGGRTSWGMSKQGEIYDMAQWYPRMCVYDDLRGWDTLPYIGSEFYLEYGHFDYFVTVPSNMIVAGSGELVNPKDVLTKTEIDRLEQARNSDKTVYIRTLAEVNDPASRPKQDGTLTWHFHMDHTRDVVWSASPTFVWDAARINLPDGKKSLAMSVYPPESAGPDAWDKSTEYTKDTIERFSKHWYPYQWPAAVSIAGFSSGMEYPGVVFDGITDKGPFFFWLTAHEFGHTWFPMIVGSNERRHAFMDEGFNTFIDIEESAEYAGGKYGPKRDSEYSAGGEPPDMILKVLDNPDAPTVMAPADAYPMQLGHPVSYFKGAYGMVLLREQILGPERFDWAFRKYIKDWAYKHPSPSDFFREMESEGGEDLSWFWRGWYLNNWKYDVAVDKIEGSQVTISNRGQLVLPTTVEVTFKDSTKTRVKLPVETWLSKGTYVWTLENKTPIASVVVDPDHVLPDDNRSNNEKKQE, from the coding sequence GTGGAGTCGCCCTATGATCCGCGGTTGACCTTCGCTCCGTTGACTTTGCCCTCTCCGGTGAATGTGTACCGCTCCAGCAATGGCGCGCCGGGGCCAAACTATTGGCAGAACGAGGCCAGCTATGAGCTCCACGCGGCTTTGGATACTGCGGCCAAGGAGCTGCATACCGACGAGACAATCACCTATACGAATAACAGCCCCGATGTGTTGCCAAGCCTATGGGTGCAACTGGAGCAGAACATCTATCGGAAGGATTCCCGTGGTCTCCTGATGAGTGGCGGCGCACGGCGCGGGCGCAGGGCGAATGCGGAGCCAGTTGCGGCGGCTCCAGAGAAGACGACGACGGAAGGTTATGAGTTCGACTCTGTGGAGATTGAGTCCGGCAAACAGACGAGCAAGGCTGATTACATCGTCAATGACACACGGATGCAGATCCGATTGGCGGAGCCGCTGAGGAGCCATGGCGGCCAGTTGAAGATCCACATCAAATATCACTACCAGATCCCCGGTGTGTGGGGCGGACGCACCTCGTGGGGGATGTCGAAGCAGGGTGAGATCTATGACATGGCGCAGTGGTATCCGCGCATGTGCGTGTATGACGATCTGCGCGGATGGGACACGCTGCCGTACATCGGAAGCGAGTTTTACCTGGAGTATGGGCACTTCGACTACTTCGTGACGGTTCCTTCGAACATGATCGTTGCGGGCTCGGGTGAGTTGGTGAACCCGAAGGATGTCCTGACGAAGACGGAGATCGATCGTTTGGAGCAGGCCCGGAACAGCGATAAGACGGTGTATATCCGTACGCTTGCAGAGGTGAACGATCCAGCGAGCAGGCCGAAACAAGACGGGACGCTCACGTGGCACTTCCATATGGACCATACGCGTGATGTGGTGTGGAGTGCATCGCCGACGTTCGTGTGGGACGCGGCTCGGATCAATCTGCCGGATGGAAAGAAGTCGCTGGCGATGAGTGTCTATCCGCCAGAGAGCGCAGGACCGGATGCTTGGGATAAGTCGACGGAGTATACGAAGGACACGATCGAGCGCTTCTCGAAGCATTGGTATCCGTATCAGTGGCCGGCGGCGGTGAGCATCGCCGGGTTCTCGAGCGGTATGGAGTATCCGGGTGTGGTGTTCGACGGGATTACGGATAAGGGTCCCTTCTTCTTCTGGCTGACCGCGCATGAGTTCGGGCACACCTGGTTCCCGATGATTGTGGGCTCGAATGAGCGGCGTCATGCATTTATGGATGAGGGCTTCAACACCTTTATCGATATCGAAGAATCGGCGGAGTATGCGGGTGGGAAGTATGGCCCGAAGCGAGACTCGGAGTATTCGGCAGGTGGTGAGCCGCCGGACATGATCCTGAAGGTGTTGGACAATCCCGATGCCCCGACGGTGATGGCACCGGCGGATGCGTATCCGATGCAGCTTGGGCACCCGGTCAGCTACTTCAAGGGAGCGTATGGGATGGTGCTGCTGCGCGAGCAGATACTTGGGCCGGAGCGCTTCGATTGGGCCTTCCGGAAGTACATCAAGGATTGGGCGTATAAGCATCCGTCGCCATCGGACTTCTTCCGCGAGATGGAGAGCGAGGGTGGTGAGGACCTGAGCTGGTTCTGGCGCGGCTGGTACCTGAACAACTGGAAGTACGATGTGGCTGTGGACAAGATCGAAGGCTCGCAGGTGACCATCAGCAATCGCGGTCAGCTTGTTCTGCCAACAACAGTCGAGGTGACCTTCAAGGACAGTACGAAGACACGGGTAAAGCTTCCTGTGGAGACGTGGTTGTCCAAGGGGACATATGTGTGGACGCTCGAGAACAAGACGCCCATCGCCTCGGTTGTGGTCGATCCAGATCATGTGCTACCGGATGACAACCGCAGCAATAACGAAAAGAAACAAGAGTAA
- a CDS encoding multicopper oxidase family protein: protein MNRRSFLSSAGALLAARSLNALAPLQSSQGSGNSAGKADHFIRIEPCTLDIGHGVTIKTTAYNGQVPGPLLRLREGVRVTIDVTNAGTSSDLVHWHGLAIDSLNDGAMEEGSPMIAAGSTHRYTFTPKPSGTRWYHTHAAAYGDLSVGTYSGQFGFLLIEGKEQPARYDQEINLAIHHWEPSFVPMVETMREQSSNMPLTTGSDVGYKYATINAHMLGAGEPIRVKQGQRVLMRLLNASATENVVLALPGHSFKIIAMDGNPVPNPRTVEVLSLAVAERVDAVVEMNAPGVWVLGSTLQKSRQMGLGIVVEYAGKTGDPVWKDPPAVEWDYTQFANTAEAPAPDETFVLTFRDIGSLHGSQFDTWTINNKSWPDTDPLLVQQGKRYRMVLRNGSGDQHPIHLHRHTFEVTRIGKKPISGLMKDVINVMPLDTVEVDFIANNPGGTLMHCHQQLHMDYGFMQLIKYKG, encoded by the coding sequence ATGAATCGTAGAAGCTTCCTCTCCTCAGCAGGTGCGCTGCTGGCAGCCAGATCTCTCAACGCACTTGCTCCTTTGCAGAGCAGTCAAGGTAGCGGCAATTCGGCCGGGAAAGCTGATCACTTTATCCGTATCGAGCCCTGCACGCTCGATATTGGCCATGGCGTGACGATCAAGACGACTGCGTATAACGGGCAGGTTCCAGGGCCGCTTCTACGATTGCGTGAAGGTGTACGGGTAACGATTGACGTGACCAATGCAGGTACGAGTTCGGACCTGGTGCACTGGCACGGTCTGGCTATCGATTCACTGAACGATGGCGCAATGGAAGAGGGCTCGCCGATGATCGCGGCGGGTAGTACGCATCGCTACACCTTTACACCGAAGCCATCCGGCACTCGGTGGTATCACACGCATGCTGCGGCGTATGGCGATCTTTCTGTTGGAACTTACAGCGGACAATTTGGATTCCTGCTCATCGAAGGAAAAGAGCAACCTGCGCGGTACGATCAGGAGATCAATCTCGCCATCCATCACTGGGAGCCTTCTTTCGTGCCAATGGTGGAGACGATGCGAGAGCAATCATCGAACATGCCGCTGACAACGGGTTCGGACGTGGGATACAAATACGCGACCATCAACGCCCACATGCTGGGAGCTGGTGAACCTATACGCGTCAAGCAAGGGCAGCGGGTGCTGATGCGTCTGTTGAATGCCAGTGCGACCGAGAATGTAGTCCTCGCGCTTCCCGGCCATAGCTTCAAGATTATCGCGATGGATGGCAATCCTGTTCCGAATCCGCGAACGGTAGAGGTGCTTTCGCTGGCGGTCGCCGAACGTGTGGATGCGGTCGTCGAGATGAATGCTCCAGGTGTCTGGGTGCTCGGCTCGACATTGCAGAAGTCTCGTCAGATGGGACTAGGTATCGTCGTCGAATATGCGGGGAAGACCGGTGACCCAGTATGGAAAGACCCACCGGCAGTCGAGTGGGACTACACACAGTTTGCCAATACAGCCGAAGCACCTGCTCCAGATGAGACGTTCGTTCTAACCTTCCGTGATATCGGCTCACTGCATGGTTCGCAATTCGACACCTGGACCATCAACAACAAATCGTGGCCCGACACCGATCCGTTATTAGTGCAACAGGGAAAGCGCTATCGCATGGTCCTTCGCAACGGAAGCGGCGATCAGCACCCAATACATCTGCACCGGCATACGTTTGAGGTAACTCGCATCGGCAAGAAGCCGATCAGCGGACTTATGAAAGATGTGATCAATGTTATGCCGCTGGATACGGTTGAGGTCGACTTCATCGCCAATAATCCCGGTGGCACGCTGATGCACTGTCATCAACAGCTTCACATGGACTATGGTTTCATGCAGTTGATCAAGTACAAGGGATAG
- a CDS encoding ThuA domain-containing protein has translation MRYLQKILFLSVAAISLGVFIGTSSAQTGQDFTVPPAPHAKQTHLKHVLVIGQTKGFEHDSVSAAMDAIYAMGKESGLWDTTMRTDTELLTKKDLPRNAKNLNYFDVLIFASTTGELDMDASQKQDMMSFIKEDGKGFVGVHAALDTNYTWPEYGEMIGGWFDQHPWMTFNAPIINEDPDFPAVRHLPKEFVKYDEIYQPKEWSRDKVNVLLSLDPAKLDYTNNPRIHRADHDFPVAWSKSYGNGRVFYSTLGHTEEAWTDPDIRKMYFEAIKWSLGLTEGSTLSHPRPH, from the coding sequence GTGCGTTATCTTCAAAAAATCCTCTTTCTTTCTGTAGCTGCAATCAGTCTAGGAGTTTTTATCGGGACGAGCTCTGCCCAAACGGGCCAAGACTTTACCGTGCCGCCTGCGCCACATGCCAAGCAGACCCATTTGAAACATGTTCTGGTCATCGGCCAAACAAAGGGCTTCGAGCACGACTCTGTCTCCGCTGCGATGGACGCTATTTATGCTATGGGAAAAGAGAGTGGGCTATGGGACACGACCATGCGCACAGATACTGAGTTGCTCACAAAAAAAGACTTGCCGAGAAATGCAAAAAATTTAAATTACTTTGACGTTCTGATCTTCGCCAGTACAACCGGTGAACTGGATATGGATGCAAGTCAGAAGCAGGACATGATGTCCTTCATCAAGGAAGACGGAAAGGGTTTTGTCGGAGTTCACGCGGCGCTTGATACGAACTACACATGGCCCGAGTATGGCGAGATGATTGGCGGATGGTTCGACCAGCATCCCTGGATGACGTTCAATGCGCCGATCATCAACGAAGATCCTGACTTTCCTGCCGTGCGTCACCTCCCGAAAGAGTTTGTGAAATACGATGAGATCTATCAGCCGAAGGAGTGGTCTCGCGACAAGGTGAATGTGCTCCTCAGTCTCGATCCGGCGAAGCTTGACTACACGAATAACCCCCGTATTCATCGTGCCGATCATGATTTTCCTGTAGCGTGGAGCAAATCGTATGGCAACGGTCGCGTGTTCTATTCCACGCTCGGACACACGGAAGAAGCCTGGACAGACCCGGACATTCGGAAAATGTATTTCGAAGCAATCAAGTGGTCACTGGGCTTAACGGAGGGCAGCACACTCTCGCACCCTCGTCCGCACTAG
- a CDS encoding TonB-dependent receptor has product MLKITPKNIVAFLFLTAWPLSAQVNTGELRIRVTDRASLGLKAAVTLSSDGNEYHTTLATADDGTIIVKPLTYGVYRLKVDKQGFTTISNTFEVRSAIPVEQRIQLEVAPVETVVKVSDTGTLVDPHSPSSIMQIGSKQIQERLGSLPGRSVQDLVNSQPGWLYEGNAVLHPRGSEYQTQLVVDGIPLTDNRSPSFGPEIEADDLDSLSIYTAGFPPEYGRKLGGVVELTTRREQQAGLHGQLTFSGGSYDTLQSFGQLQDTWGKNTLFATASGSGTSHYLNPVVPENFTNNGTTGDFSLKYERELTPSDRLVMSVRHELSRYEIPNELVQQQAGQIQNGDNFETMGTVNYQHIFSADMLANLSGMVRDNANDLYSNQNSTPIIAFQHNRFREGYFKGTISLHYKNQELKAGIESDATFLHEDFNYVITDPTQFDDGTPTSLTFVQSRPDLEQSAFVEDLIRLDKWTVNAGLRWDHYQLLLNQNAFSPRVSIGRYIPWLNATLHVSYDRIFQTPSSENILLSSSPLITSLEPQVLRLPVKPSIGNYYETGLTKAFSNKLRLDTNFFRRDVRNYADDDQLLNTGVSYPIAFDKAVIYGAEGKLELVRLGKLSGFVSYSYIVGNAWFPVTGGLFLGDDVTSALTQLTGHFPDSQDQRNTVRTRFQYQLLPRLWLAAGLSSGSGLPFSYQGTYQEAFAQYGLQVVSRVNFDRGRVDPSLALTTSVGADLYKTEKLTMRLQADGDNLNNRLNILDFGGLFSGNAIAPGRSYNFRLNTSF; this is encoded by the coding sequence ATGCTCAAAATTACCCCAAAAAACATCGTTGCCTTTCTATTCCTCACCGCATGGCCCCTTTCGGCCCAGGTGAACACAGGCGAACTCCGCATCAGGGTGACTGACCGTGCTTCTCTCGGTCTCAAAGCTGCCGTCACGTTATCGAGCGACGGAAATGAGTATCATACGACGCTCGCAACCGCTGACGACGGCACTATTATCGTCAAGCCTCTAACGTATGGCGTGTATCGCCTCAAGGTTGATAAACAAGGCTTTACAACGATTTCAAACACCTTCGAGGTGAGGTCGGCAATCCCTGTCGAACAAAGGATTCAGCTCGAAGTTGCCCCTGTAGAAACGGTCGTGAAAGTAAGTGATACGGGCACTTTGGTCGATCCCCACAGCCCTTCCTCGATCATGCAAATCGGCTCCAAACAGATTCAGGAAAGACTAGGTTCGCTTCCGGGAAGATCTGTACAGGATCTTGTCAACTCTCAGCCTGGTTGGCTTTATGAAGGCAACGCTGTTTTACACCCGCGCGGCTCCGAGTACCAGACGCAGCTTGTTGTCGATGGCATTCCCCTTACCGACAACCGCTCTCCGAGCTTCGGCCCAGAGATCGAAGCGGATGATCTCGACTCTTTGAGCATCTATACCGCTGGCTTTCCTCCGGAGTACGGAAGAAAACTGGGCGGAGTTGTTGAACTAACTACACGAAGAGAGCAGCAGGCAGGTCTTCACGGCCAACTGACTTTCTCCGGTGGAAGCTATGACACCTTGCAGTCCTTCGGGCAATTACAGGATACCTGGGGCAAGAACACCTTATTTGCAACGGCCTCTGGCAGTGGAACCAGCCACTATCTCAATCCCGTAGTCCCGGAAAATTTTACGAACAATGGAACTACCGGCGACTTCTCTCTCAAGTATGAGAGAGAGCTCACGCCGAGCGACCGCCTCGTCATGAGTGTCCGGCATGAACTTTCGCGTTATGAGATTCCAAACGAACTTGTGCAACAGCAAGCTGGACAGATTCAAAATGGCGACAACTTCGAGACCATGGGTACGGTCAATTACCAGCACATCTTCTCTGCTGATATGCTAGCCAATCTATCGGGGATGGTGAGAGACAACGCGAACGATCTTTATTCAAACCAGAATTCCACCCCGATTATTGCGTTCCAGCACAACCGTTTCCGTGAAGGATATTTCAAAGGAACTATCTCCCTTCATTACAAAAATCAAGAGTTAAAAGCAGGAATCGAATCCGACGCGACCTTTCTACATGAAGACTTCAACTATGTCATCACCGATCCTACCCAGTTCGACGATGGAACTCCGACCAGTCTCACCTTTGTGCAAAGCCGACCAGATCTGGAGCAGTCGGCATTCGTAGAAGATCTGATCCGCCTGGATAAATGGACAGTCAATGCCGGCTTGCGTTGGGATCATTACCAGCTTCTGCTCAATCAGAATGCATTCAGCCCGCGAGTCTCTATCGGACGCTACATTCCTTGGCTGAATGCTACTTTGCATGTCTCCTATGACCGAATCTTTCAGACGCCCTCCAGCGAAAATATCCTACTTTCCAGTTCGCCTCTGATCACATCCCTGGAACCTCAGGTCTTGAGACTGCCAGTAAAACCCTCGATTGGAAACTACTATGAAACGGGGCTAACAAAGGCGTTCTCAAACAAGCTACGGCTTGATACCAACTTCTTCCGCAGGGATGTTCGAAACTACGCCGACGACGATCAGCTATTGAACACTGGCGTCAGCTATCCTATTGCCTTTGATAAGGCAGTCATCTACGGTGCAGAGGGAAAACTGGAGTTGGTTCGTCTAGGTAAGTTGTCGGGATTCGTGAGCTACTCTTATATCGTCGGCAATGCATGGTTTCCGGTTACCGGCGGCCTCTTTCTGGGAGACGATGTAACCAGCGCCTTGACGCAACTTACCGGACATTTTCCCGACTCGCAGGATCAGCGCAATACCGTAAGGACACGGTTCCAGTATCAGTTGCTGCCTCGTCTATGGTTGGCAGCCGGGCTCTCCTCAGGATCCGGTCTGCCCTTTAGCTATCAGGGAACCTATCAGGAAGCTTTCGCGCAGTATGGTCTACAGGTCGTGAGCAGAGTTAACTTTGATCGAGGCCGCGTCGATCCCTCTCTCGCGCTAACCACATCGGTAGGAGCTGATCTTTACAAGACCGAGAAGCTCACCATGCGTCTTCAGGCGGACGGAGACAACTTGAATAACAGGCTCAACATTCTCGACTTCGGGGGGCTCTTCTCAGGGAATGCAATCGCGCCTGGACGCAGTTACAATTTTCGCCTCAATACAAGTTTTTAG
- a CDS encoding Gfo/Idh/MocA family protein — translation MKKIGMGLIGPGFVAAHHIDAVRRLGDVDVVAIAGSSQESTDRKAREYKVERSYGDFRALIADPDVQVIHNTTPNHLHLPITMAVLKAGKHVISDKPLAMNPEEGRKLRDAALAAKVAHVVTFNYRGNPLVQQARGMIASGQTEGVSFVHGHYLQDWMADPNVYSWRSDPAKGGASSALGDIGSHWCDLAEHVSGLKIASVLADLTTVIPVRYSSGNSAEAFSNKSDAERVPVSVQAEDLASVLLRFENGAKGSFSVGQVLPGHKNDLELELNGRACSLKWKQEEQNELWIGHYNQPNVVMAKDPSLVSSAVRRYTHLPGGHQEAWADAFLNVIRDAYEWIHEGGSPHAKPEMLPTFEDGYRSTCVVEAMLRSHAAGSVWEKVQYVSGDR, via the coding sequence ATGAAGAAGATTGGAATGGGCTTGATTGGACCTGGCTTTGTTGCAGCTCATCACATCGATGCAGTGCGGCGACTGGGTGATGTGGACGTCGTAGCGATCGCGGGATCGTCGCAGGAGTCTACTGACCGAAAGGCGCGCGAGTATAAAGTCGAACGCTCCTACGGCGACTTTCGTGCTCTGATCGCCGACCCGGATGTGCAGGTGATCCACAACACGACGCCCAATCATCTTCATCTGCCTATTACTATGGCTGTACTCAAGGCCGGCAAGCATGTCATCTCCGACAAGCCGCTGGCCATGAACCCAGAAGAAGGACGCAAGCTGCGCGATGCTGCCCTAGCGGCAAAGGTCGCCCACGTTGTTACCTTCAACTATCGCGGGAACCCTCTGGTACAACAGGCGCGCGGCATGATTGCCAGCGGTCAGACGGAGGGCGTGAGCTTTGTGCATGGCCACTATCTACAGGATTGGATGGCCGATCCCAATGTCTACTCCTGGAGGTCCGATCCTGCGAAGGGCGGTGCAAGCTCTGCGCTTGGGGATATTGGTTCTCACTGGTGTGATCTCGCAGAGCATGTCTCCGGATTGAAGATCGCCTCCGTGCTCGCCGATCTGACGACTGTCATTCCGGTTCGCTACTCATCCGGCAACTCGGCTGAGGCCTTTTCAAATAAAAGTGATGCGGAACGCGTGCCAGTATCGGTACAAGCGGAAGACTTAGCCAGCGTGCTGCTTCGGTTCGAAAATGGTGCGAAGGGTAGCTTCTCTGTGGGGCAAGTCTTGCCCGGTCACAAAAACGATCTTGAGCTTGAGTTGAACGGAAGAGCATGCTCCCTTAAGTGGAAGCAGGAGGAGCAGAATGAGTTGTGGATCGGCCACTACAATCAGCCGAACGTCGTGATGGCAAAAGACCCATCGCTCGTGTCTTCTGCCGTGCGCCGGTACACGCACCTGCCGGGCGGACATCAAGAGGCATGGGCAGACGCATTTTTGAATGTGATCCGGGATGCGTATGAGTGGATCCACGAGGGAGGCTCTCCCCATGCAAAACCGGAGATGCTGCCCACCTTTGAGGATGGCTATCGTTCCACCTGCGTTGTGGAAGCGATGTTGAGAAGCCACGCAGCCGGTAGTGTTTGGGAGAAGGTACAGTATGTTTCAGGAGACAGGTAG
- a CDS encoding sugar phosphate isomerase/epimerase family protein — translation MKLGVFTPLLSQMSLEDVFAKLKALQIETVELATGNYPGNAHCKLSMLEDASALKAFKRMFADHGVSISALSCHGNPLHPNPVQAKQAQEINRQTILLAAELEVPVVVDFSGCPGDSPDAKAPNWVTCPWPPEYLEVLAWQWDEVVTPYWVKRAELAAQHGIKIAIEMHPGFVVYSPETMLRLRAIAGPSIGCNYDPSHMFWQGIDPIAAVRILGDAIFHVHAKDTQLYSANLPRTGVLDTKPYTDERNRGWIFRTCGYGHGAEWWKEFVSTLRMYGYDSVLSIEHEDSLLSPEEGLTKAAQFLNEIVIKEKPATAWWV, via the coding sequence ATGAAACTTGGAGTCTTTACGCCGCTTCTGTCGCAGATGTCGCTCGAAGACGTATTTGCGAAGTTGAAAGCGCTTCAGATTGAAACCGTGGAACTTGCAACGGGAAACTATCCCGGCAATGCGCACTGCAAGCTATCGATGTTGGAAGATGCCTCTGCACTGAAGGCGTTCAAGCGCATGTTCGCAGACCATGGTGTAAGCATTAGCGCGTTGAGCTGTCATGGAAATCCGCTGCATCCTAACCCTGTCCAGGCAAAGCAAGCGCAAGAGATAAATCGGCAAACGATTCTGCTTGCAGCAGAGCTGGAGGTGCCGGTAGTGGTAGACTTCTCCGGTTGCCCTGGCGACTCTCCGGATGCCAAGGCTCCCAATTGGGTAACCTGCCCGTGGCCTCCTGAGTATCTTGAAGTGCTGGCGTGGCAGTGGGATGAGGTCGTAACACCATACTGGGTCAAGCGTGCAGAGCTTGCCGCACAGCATGGAATTAAAATTGCGATTGAGATGCACCCTGGGTTTGTGGTGTACAGTCCCGAAACCATGCTCAGGCTGCGAGCGATCGCTGGACCATCTATCGGCTGCAACTACGATCCGAGCCATATGTTCTGGCAAGGAATCGATCCCATTGCCGCAGTGCGCATCTTGGGCGACGCAATCTTTCATGTTCATGCGAAGGATACGCAACTTTACTCGGCAAATCTGCCACGCACGGGCGTGCTCGATACCAAGCCTTACACGGATGAACGCAATCGTGGTTGGATCTTTCGAACCTGCGGCTACGGACATGGCGCAGAGTGGTGGAAGGAGTTTGTTTCTACATTGAGAATGTATGGCTATGACAGTGTGCTTTCGATCGAGCACGAAGATAGCCTGCTCTCACCTGAAGAAGGTCTTACGAAAGCAGCCCAGTTTTTGAATGAGATTGTGATCAAAGAGAAGCCAGCGACTGCATGGTGGGTTTAG
- a CDS encoding glycosyl hydrolase family 8: MNVVRRSLLFAALSTVFITPLAFGAKRMANDGSGAYATGHYRDLFAEQLGHNQKESRTKVDAAFDQFFHGDKNTQALYYEVGSNANGPLAYITDVANKDARTEGMSYGMMIAVQMNHKHEFDAIWNWANTYMLITDPANPSAGYFSWSMYTDGTPRSDSPAPDGEEYFVMSLYFAANRWGNGTGIYNYKAQADRILSLMRHHPVQTGTPPFRLKPGEPPFVPPVRAGSPPRKNVSRTVGPMVNEQAKMILFVPGGDRNSFTDPSYHLPAFYELWSRWGPIEDRLFWAEATTVSRAFFQKATNPTTGLSSDYANFDGTPRESFNPMSATFSYDSWRTASNWSVDYSWWHKEPQEPVLSDRIQKFLLSQGVNTLADRYTLDGKPLSTRRSTGMVATTATASLAATPGEKSKVFLAELWKAPVPSGEQRYYDGMLYMMSLLHCSGNFRIWGPK; encoded by the coding sequence ATGAATGTCGTTCGACGCTCGCTTCTTTTTGCCGCACTCTCTACAGTGTTTATTACTCCGCTTGCCTTTGGCGCGAAACGGATGGCTAACGATGGTTCGGGTGCGTATGCCACAGGCCACTACAGGGATCTGTTTGCCGAGCAACTTGGTCATAACCAGAAAGAGAGTCGCACCAAGGTCGATGCGGCCTTCGATCAGTTTTTCCATGGTGACAAAAATACGCAGGCGCTCTACTACGAGGTCGGCAGTAACGCTAACGGCCCGCTCGCGTACATCACGGACGTAGCGAACAAAGATGCGCGTACCGAGGGCATGTCGTATGGCATGATGATCGCCGTTCAAATGAATCACAAGCATGAGTTCGATGCTATCTGGAATTGGGCTAATACATATATGCTCATTACCGATCCGGCGAACCCGTCGGCTGGCTACTTCTCGTGGTCCATGTATACAGACGGTACGCCGCGTTCGGACTCGCCTGCTCCCGATGGCGAAGAGTACTTTGTCATGAGTCTCTATTTCGCCGCGAACCGCTGGGGTAATGGCACTGGTATCTATAACTACAAAGCGCAGGCTGATCGTATTCTCTCGCTGATGCGTCATCACCCGGTTCAGACAGGCACGCCGCCTTTTCGGCTGAAGCCGGGCGAGCCGCCGTTCGTTCCACCAGTGCGCGCTGGCTCTCCACCTCGCAAGAACGTGTCGCGCACCGTTGGCCCCATGGTGAACGAGCAGGCGAAGATGATTCTCTTCGTCCCCGGCGGCGACCGCAACAGCTTCACCGATCCCTCTTATCATCTACCTGCATTTTATGAGCTGTGGTCTCGCTGGGGACCGATTGAGGACCGTCTTTTCTGGGCCGAAGCTACTACTGTCAGTCGAGCTTTTTTCCAGAAAGCTACCAATCCAACTACGGGGCTTTCGTCCGACTACGCTAACTTTGACGGTACTCCGCGCGAGTCGTTCAATCCGATGTCAGCGACCTTTTCCTATGATTCATGGCGTACTGCCAGCAACTGGTCGGTCGATTATTCGTGGTGGCATAAGGAGCCGCAGGAGCCTGTTTTGAGCGATCGGATTCAGAAGTTTCTTTTGAGCCAGGGCGTTAACACCCTGGCTGATCGCTACACGCTCGATGGCAAGCCGCTCTCGACGCGTCGTTCCACGGGGATGGTCGCGACGACTGCTACTGCGTCGCTTGCAGCCACGCCAGGGGAGAAGTCGAAGGTATTTCTCGCCGAACTCTGGAAGGCTCCGGTTCCATCGGGAGAGCAGCGCTACTATGACGGCATGCTCTACATGATGAGCCTGCTCCACTGTAGCGGAAATTTCCGTATCTGGGGACCGAAGTAA